One stretch of Desulfovibrio sp. TomC DNA includes these proteins:
- a CDS encoding class I SAM-dependent methyltransferase: MPLQQFLTLAQGIEPEHRYRTVYDTDFSVLVPGKEIIDPDTLAAFSRIDFAGRTVVDLGCNFGFFTFQARRLGAAEVVGVDRESRVLDGCELLRRHFDADGVAFACHDIDDPACTLLTRRFDIAMLVEFIGKSFILENRVGPALAFLERLSDRELIVSVQKIYWIRKELGATPEQLRALYPAKYVVGGDFLLLDYVRDALAPRWRMEPLSPMVEGYEKPRKFLRFVPA; encoded by the coding sequence ATGCCCTTGCAGCAATTCCTGACCCTGGCCCAAGGCATCGAACCCGAGCACCGCTACCGCACGGTGTACGACACGGATTTTTCCGTGCTCGTGCCCGGCAAGGAAATCATCGACCCGGACACGCTGGCCGCGTTTTCCCGCATCGACTTCGCCGGCCGCACGGTGGTGGACCTTGGCTGCAACTTCGGTTTCTTCACCTTCCAGGCTCGGCGACTGGGCGCGGCCGAAGTCGTAGGGGTGGACCGCGAGTCGCGGGTCCTCGATGGCTGCGAACTGCTGCGGCGTCATTTTGACGCCGATGGGGTGGCCTTTGCCTGCCACGACATTGACGACCCGGCCTGCACGTTGCTCACGCGCCGGTTTGATATTGCCATGCTCGTGGAGTTTATCGGCAAATCATTTATTCTGGAAAATCGGGTGGGGCCGGCCCTGGCGTTTCTGGAAAGACTGTCCGACCGGGAACTGATTGTGTCGGTGCAAAAGATTTACTGGATCAGGAAGGAACTCGGCGCCACGCCAGAGCAGCTTCGAGCGCTGTATCCGGCCAAATATGTCGTTGGCGGCGATTTTCTGCTGCTCGACTATGTCCGCGACGCCCTGGCCCCGCGCTGGCGTATGGAGCCGTTGTCTCCCATGGTTGAGGGTTACGAAAAACCCCGAAAATTCCTGCGCTTCGTGCCGGCCTGA